A region of Pyxidicoccus parkwaysis DNA encodes the following proteins:
- a CDS encoding ABC transporter ATP-binding protein, whose translation MALLELDNVGLSFSGVRALDGVSFSIEAGALHAVIGPNGAGKSSLFNCISGIHRHMEGRVKLDGRELAGVEPTEIARLGVARMFQNLALFEHLTVLENLLLGRHQRYRTGLMGNLFWTRGARAEEVRHREKAEEVIDFLSLEHFRWMPVAVLPYGIRKRVELGRALCMEPRLLLLDEPTAGLNQEETEDMANFLLDLRHELGVTQVLIGHELRFVMDLATQVTVLDRGRVIANGPPSTLRNDTRVLSAYVGGTVAA comes from the coding sequence ATGGCACTGCTCGAGCTCGACAACGTAGGCCTCTCCTTCTCCGGCGTGCGGGCGCTGGACGGCGTGTCGTTCTCCATCGAGGCGGGAGCGCTGCACGCCGTCATCGGCCCCAATGGCGCCGGCAAGAGCAGCCTCTTCAACTGCATCAGCGGCATCCACCGGCACATGGAGGGCCGCGTGAAGCTGGACGGCCGGGAGCTGGCCGGCGTGGAGCCCACGGAGATTGCGCGGCTCGGCGTGGCCCGCATGTTCCAGAACCTCGCGCTCTTCGAGCACCTCACCGTGCTGGAGAACCTCCTGCTCGGCCGGCACCAGCGCTACCGGACGGGCCTCATGGGCAACCTCTTCTGGACGCGCGGCGCGCGCGCGGAGGAGGTGCGGCACCGCGAGAAGGCCGAGGAGGTCATCGACTTCCTCAGCCTGGAGCACTTCCGGTGGATGCCCGTGGCGGTGCTCCCCTACGGCATCCGCAAGCGCGTGGAGCTGGGCCGCGCGCTGTGCATGGAGCCCAGGCTGCTGCTCCTGGACGAGCCCACCGCGGGCCTCAACCAGGAGGAGACCGAGGACATGGCCAACTTCCTCCTCGACCTCCGGCACGAGCTGGGGGTGACGCAGGTGCTCATCGGCCACGAGCTGCGCTTCGTGATGGACCTGGCCACGCAGGTGACGGTGCTGGACCGGGGCCGGGTGATTGCCAACGGGCCGCCGTCCACGCTGCGCAACGACACGCGCGTGCTGAGCGCCTACGTGGGCGGGACGGTGGCGGCATGA
- a CDS encoding ABC transporter substrate-binding protein, whose amino-acid sequence MRRLVLGLMAAALGLTACKKEEPATPKPEGSQSQSQPVSDIKTDKGVDLEHKVVYIGTLNDESGPGAAIGKPFAAGKRLLVSQVNAGNSGLLPEGWKLELVEKDHAYNPQNAVQAYSDIHDRILFLGTSFGTPNTLPLRDKLAADGVVCFPASQSSEMARNPYTPPIGASYKLEAMRAMDWAVEHAGGADKVKAAIVYQGDDFGKDGIDGWTEAAKHHGVTVVSQQTVAPGQKDFAAIVTALKQSGANYVLLTVLPSASGPILGTAAQLKYMPNWVGQTPAWVDRFFDPKVIPAAVFTNFYWATGLTYWGDDVPGMKEFLALHARHPDVPKDFYTLSSYVQGLVQVEALKKAIEAKDVTRAGYLKALKGLNTTARGMAAEPIDFSKFPYETAVSVRVLKPVMDQGTWQVVSGYAKPKALDASSAKAADDSK is encoded by the coding sequence ATGCGACGGCTCGTGCTCGGGCTCATGGCGGCGGCTCTCGGGTTGACTGCGTGCAAGAAGGAAGAACCCGCGACGCCGAAGCCTGAAGGCTCGCAATCGCAGTCACAGCCTGTCTCGGACATCAAGACAGACAAGGGCGTCGACCTGGAGCACAAGGTCGTCTACATCGGCACGCTCAATGACGAGAGCGGCCCCGGGGCTGCCATTGGCAAGCCATTCGCCGCCGGCAAGCGGCTCCTCGTCAGCCAGGTGAACGCCGGCAACAGCGGACTGCTCCCCGAGGGCTGGAAGCTGGAGTTGGTGGAGAAGGACCACGCCTACAACCCGCAGAACGCGGTGCAGGCGTACAGCGACATCCACGACCGCATCCTCTTCCTCGGCACCAGCTTCGGCACGCCCAACACCCTGCCCCTGCGCGACAAGCTGGCGGCGGACGGCGTGGTGTGCTTCCCCGCGTCGCAGTCCTCGGAGATGGCGCGCAACCCGTACACGCCGCCCATTGGCGCCTCCTACAAGCTGGAGGCGATGCGGGCCATGGACTGGGCCGTGGAGCACGCGGGCGGCGCGGACAAGGTGAAGGCCGCCATCGTCTACCAGGGGGATGACTTCGGGAAGGACGGCATCGACGGCTGGACGGAGGCCGCGAAGCACCACGGTGTCACCGTCGTCTCGCAGCAGACGGTGGCTCCGGGCCAGAAGGACTTCGCCGCCATCGTCACCGCGCTCAAGCAGTCCGGCGCCAACTACGTGCTGCTCACCGTGCTGCCCAGCGCGTCGGGCCCCATCCTCGGCACGGCCGCGCAGCTCAAGTACATGCCCAACTGGGTGGGCCAGACGCCCGCGTGGGTGGACCGCTTCTTCGACCCCAAGGTGATTCCCGCCGCCGTCTTCACCAACTTCTACTGGGCCACCGGCCTCACCTACTGGGGCGACGACGTGCCGGGCATGAAGGAGTTCCTCGCGCTGCACGCTCGGCACCCGGACGTGCCGAAGGACTTCTACACGCTGTCGTCCTACGTGCAGGGACTCGTCCAGGTGGAGGCGCTGAAGAAGGCGATTGAGGCGAAGGACGTCACGCGCGCCGGCTACCTGAAGGCGCTCAAGGGCCTCAACACCACCGCACGCGGCATGGCGGCGGAGCCCATCGACTTCTCGAAGTTCCCCTACGAGACGGCCGTCTCCGTGCGCGTGCTCAAGCCGGTGATGGACCAGGGCACCTGGCAGGTCGTCTCCGGCTACGCGAAGCCCAAGGCGCTGGACGCCTCTTCCGCCAAGGCCGCCGATGACAGCAAGTAG
- a CDS encoding GNAT family N-acetyltransferase has translation MRDDWQGRGVGTVLMRRIREAAAARGIPGFQADVLVTNKPMLDVFQESGLPIRTVREDGVYHLELHFPAGPAEQARAGP, from the coding sequence GTGCGCGACGACTGGCAGGGACGCGGCGTGGGCACGGTGCTGATGCGGCGCATCCGCGAGGCCGCCGCCGCGCGAGGCATCCCCGGCTTCCAGGCGGACGTGCTGGTGACGAACAAGCCCATGCTGGACGTCTTCCAGGAGAGCGGCCTGCCCATCCGCACCGTCCGCGAGGACGGCGTCTACCACCTGGAGCTCCACTTCCCCGCGGGCCCGGCGGAGCAGGCGCGGGCGGGGCCATGA
- a CDS encoding branched-chain amino acid ABC transporter permease, translated as MTQLLQLSISGLALGATYALVALGFSVVYRASRLFNFAHGELLSLGAFLMTALVEVLPWWLAFAAAACLTGGLAALLERTVLRRMVGRPVFTTIILTLFLGLLLRAGIVIAFGTDTRGMPTPWDALAEVQVGDATVLLSSLVSLGATAAVLVLLHALVQRTPLGVAMRAASESQEVSLALGIPVGRVLAFTWFLAGATAAVAGIFLGMFPRSVDSNLGYVALRAFPAIIVGGLESVVGAVVAAFMLGLLEVLSQAYVNPHLGAFGHNFHAVFPYAAMILFLVLRPRGLWGEHEVRRV; from the coding sequence ATGACGCAGTTGCTCCAGCTCAGCATCTCCGGTCTGGCCTTGGGCGCGACGTACGCGCTCGTCGCGCTGGGCTTCTCGGTGGTGTACCGCGCCTCGCGGCTCTTCAACTTCGCGCACGGCGAGTTGCTCAGCCTGGGCGCGTTCCTGATGACGGCGCTGGTGGAGGTGCTGCCCTGGTGGCTGGCGTTCGCCGCCGCCGCGTGCCTCACCGGCGGGCTCGCCGCGCTGCTGGAGCGCACGGTGCTCCGGCGCATGGTGGGCCGCCCCGTCTTCACCACCATCATCCTCACGCTGTTCCTGGGGTTGCTTCTACGCGCGGGCATCGTCATCGCCTTCGGCACGGACACGCGCGGCATGCCCACCCCCTGGGACGCCCTGGCGGAGGTGCAGGTGGGCGACGCCACCGTGCTCCTGTCCTCGCTGGTGTCCCTGGGCGCGACGGCGGCCGTGCTCGTCCTCCTGCACGCGCTCGTCCAGCGCACACCGCTGGGCGTGGCGATGCGAGCGGCGAGCGAGAGCCAGGAGGTGTCGCTGGCACTGGGTATCCCGGTAGGCCGGGTGCTGGCCTTCACCTGGTTCCTCGCCGGGGCCACGGCCGCGGTGGCCGGCATCTTCCTGGGCATGTTCCCGCGCTCGGTGGACTCCAACCTGGGCTACGTGGCGCTGCGCGCCTTCCCGGCCATCATCGTCGGAGGCCTGGAGTCGGTGGTGGGCGCGGTGGTGGCCGCGTTCATGCTGGGCCTCTTGGAGGTGCTGTCCCAGGCGTACGTCAACCCGCACCTGGGCGCCTTCGGTCACAACTTCCACGCCGTCTTCCCCTACGCCGCGATGATTCTCTTCCTCGTGCTCCGGCCGCGCGGCCTGTGGGGCGAGCACGAGGTGCGCCGGGTCTGA
- a CDS encoding ABC transporter ATP-binding protein has protein sequence MTASSPPLLQVKNLQVVYHSVVRALRGISLEVPRQGVVALLGPNGAGKSTALRAISGLLDLHDGAITKGTVELSGNDLLRLPADARVREGVVQILEGRRILGELSVEDNLLAGGFGMGAKARAELVESAYARFPLLRERRKQQAGYLSGGEQQVLAICRGLMRRPRVLLLDEPFLGLSPKAVGEVSELIQRIAAEGVSVLLVEQNARVALQLATYGYVLETGKVVLDGPAERLRDDPDVQEFYLGFGREGQRGYHELKRYRRKRRWLS, from the coding sequence ATGACAGCAAGTAGTCCTCCCCTCCTCCAGGTCAAGAACCTCCAGGTCGTCTACCACTCGGTGGTGCGGGCCCTCCGGGGAATCTCCCTGGAGGTGCCACGGCAGGGCGTCGTTGCCCTGCTGGGCCCCAACGGCGCCGGGAAGTCGACCGCGCTGCGCGCCATCAGCGGCCTGTTGGATTTGCACGACGGCGCCATCACCAAGGGCACGGTGGAGCTGTCCGGCAATGACTTGCTCCGGCTGCCCGCGGACGCACGGGTGCGCGAGGGCGTGGTGCAGATTCTCGAGGGCCGGCGCATCCTCGGAGAGCTGTCCGTGGAGGACAACCTCCTCGCTGGCGGCTTCGGCATGGGCGCAAAGGCGCGCGCGGAGCTCGTCGAGTCCGCCTACGCCCGCTTCCCCCTCCTGCGCGAGCGGCGGAAGCAGCAGGCGGGCTACCTGTCCGGCGGCGAGCAGCAGGTCCTGGCCATCTGTCGCGGGCTGATGCGGCGGCCTCGCGTGCTGCTGCTGGACGAGCCCTTCCTCGGGCTTTCGCCGAAGGCGGTGGGCGAGGTGTCGGAGCTGATTCAGCGCATCGCCGCCGAGGGCGTCTCCGTGCTCCTCGTCGAGCAGAACGCGCGGGTGGCGCTGCAGCTGGCGACGTACGGCTACGTGCTGGAGACGGGGAAGGTGGTGCTGGACGGCCCCGCGGAGCGACTGCGGGACGACCCGGACGTGCAGGAGTTCTACCTGGGCTTCGGACGCGAAGGTCAACGCGGCTACCACGAGCTGAAGCGCTACCGCCGCAAGCGCCGCTGGTTGTCCTGA
- a CDS encoding transporter, whose protein sequence is MNRVLLAVLFVSLVSATGAQAQQADFRDYEAGFFVPNRSVIAHTYLRHASASGERDFSQTQAAFRATYVLKHSSGLVVVPFDVSMPVVDVTVFQANPLSPAAPKTALRASGVGDLTYIPTVGYGLIQDAETNTHTWFAFTPYVTIPVGSYDSSKFLNIGSNRWTVRPQLVVGQRFLKAFTLEAMVNVGIHGDNDEFPVVAGTEVAKLTLKQSPSLGGVLAAGMDLSQSFFTGAALYIDRNGQRTIDTPVGEAEVAPKQTVSSLRLTMGLRIEKLTTVMLQFQPDIYASKGLTKGNFVGARLTHVFF, encoded by the coding sequence ATGAATCGCGTGTTGCTCGCTGTGCTGTTCGTATCTCTGGTGTCGGCGACCGGCGCCCAGGCCCAACAGGCGGACTTCCGGGACTACGAGGCGGGCTTCTTCGTGCCCAACCGCAGTGTCATTGCCCACACGTACCTGCGCCATGCGTCCGCCTCGGGTGAGCGTGACTTCTCGCAGACGCAGGCGGCCTTCCGTGCCACGTACGTGCTCAAGCACAGCAGCGGGCTGGTGGTTGTGCCCTTCGACGTGAGCATGCCGGTGGTGGACGTGACGGTGTTCCAGGCCAACCCGCTGTCGCCCGCGGCGCCCAAGACGGCGCTCCGCGCGTCGGGCGTGGGTGACCTGACGTACATCCCCACGGTGGGCTATGGCCTCATCCAGGACGCGGAGACCAATACGCATACATGGTTTGCCTTCACGCCGTACGTCACCATTCCGGTGGGCAGCTACGACAGCAGCAAGTTCCTGAACATCGGCAGCAACCGGTGGACGGTGCGTCCGCAGCTCGTGGTGGGCCAGCGCTTCCTGAAGGCCTTCACCCTGGAGGCGATGGTCAACGTGGGCATCCACGGTGACAACGACGAGTTCCCGGTGGTGGCGGGCACGGAGGTCGCGAAGCTGACGCTGAAGCAGTCACCGTCGCTCGGCGGCGTGCTCGCGGCGGGCATGGACCTGTCCCAGAGCTTCTTCACGGGCGCGGCGCTCTACATCGACCGGAACGGGCAGCGCACCATCGACACGCCCGTGGGCGAGGCGGAGGTCGCCCCGAAGCAGACCGTCAGCTCGCTGCGCCTGACGATGGGTCTGCGCATCGAGAAGCTGACCACCGTCATGCTCCAGTTCCAGCCGGACATCTACGCGTCGAAGGGCCTCACGAAGGGCAACTTCGTCGGCGCGCGCCTCACGCACGTGTTCTTCTAG
- a CDS encoding acyl-CoA carboxylase subunit beta, whose amino-acid sequence MSDMNGDGGGKAPTGEARPELAELRERLAATTDAGRPEAVARRRKTGQRTARENIDDLLDAGSFSEYGGLALAAQRSTRSLEDLVRASPADGIICGVGTVNRALFDDERARTMVLAYDYTVFAGTQGLAGHRKLDRMLALASRWRVPVVLFAEGGGGRPNDTDTHTVSALDTPSFLAFAALSGLVPRVGIVSGRCFAGNAALLGSCDVIIATDDSNIGMGGPAMIEGGGLGSFAPEEIGPADVQTRNGVIDVRVRDEAEAVAVAKQYLSYFQGPVAPGACAPQERLRDALPENRRRAYKVRPIIETLADTGSVLELRRDFGRSLLTALVRIEGQPLGLIANDTFHLGGAIDADAADKAARFFQLCDAFGLPVVSLCDTPGFMVGPKAEETALVRHVSRMFVGAASLSVPFFTVVLRRGYGLGAQAMAGGHFHAPVFMASWPTGEFGGMNLEGAVRIGMRKQLEAIEDPAAREEMAKALIAEAHQRGKAINMASLLELDAVIDPAETRAWILRGLRSVPRQTREGRRRYIDTW is encoded by the coding sequence ATGAGCGACATGAATGGCGACGGCGGCGGCAAGGCTCCCACCGGCGAGGCCCGCCCCGAGCTCGCGGAGTTGCGCGAGCGGCTGGCGGCCACCACGGACGCGGGGCGGCCGGAGGCGGTGGCGCGGCGGCGGAAGACGGGACAGCGCACGGCGCGGGAGAACATCGACGACCTGTTGGATGCGGGGAGCTTCTCGGAGTACGGCGGGCTCGCCCTCGCGGCGCAGCGGTCCACGCGCTCCCTCGAGGACCTCGTCCGGGCGAGCCCCGCGGACGGCATCATCTGCGGCGTGGGCACCGTCAACCGGGCCCTCTTCGACGACGAGCGCGCGCGGACGATGGTGCTCGCCTACGACTACACCGTCTTCGCCGGCACGCAGGGGCTGGCGGGCCACCGCAAGCTGGACCGCATGCTGGCGCTGGCCTCGCGGTGGCGCGTGCCGGTGGTGCTCTTCGCGGAGGGCGGCGGCGGGCGGCCCAACGACACGGACACGCACACCGTGTCGGCGCTGGACACGCCCAGCTTCCTCGCCTTCGCGGCGCTCTCGGGGCTCGTGCCGCGCGTGGGCATCGTCTCCGGGCGGTGCTTCGCGGGGAACGCCGCGCTCTTGGGGAGCTGTGACGTCATCATCGCCACGGACGACAGCAACATCGGCATGGGCGGGCCGGCGATGATTGAGGGCGGCGGCCTGGGCTCGTTCGCCCCCGAGGAGATTGGCCCCGCGGACGTTCAGACGCGCAACGGCGTCATCGACGTGCGCGTGCGCGACGAGGCGGAGGCGGTGGCCGTCGCGAAGCAATACCTGTCGTATTTCCAGGGGCCCGTCGCTCCGGGCGCGTGTGCGCCGCAGGAGCGGCTGCGAGACGCGCTGCCGGAGAACCGCCGCCGGGCGTACAAGGTCCGCCCCATCATCGAGACGCTGGCGGACACGGGCTCGGTGCTGGAGCTGCGCAGGGACTTCGGGCGCAGTCTGCTGACGGCGCTGGTGCGAATCGAGGGTCAGCCGCTGGGGCTCATCGCCAACGATACCTTCCACCTCGGCGGCGCCATCGACGCGGACGCCGCGGACAAGGCCGCCCGCTTCTTCCAGCTCTGCGACGCCTTCGGTCTCCCCGTCGTGTCGCTGTGTGACACGCCGGGCTTCATGGTGGGGCCCAAGGCGGAGGAGACGGCGCTGGTGCGCCACGTCTCGCGCATGTTCGTGGGGGCGGCCAGCCTCTCCGTGCCGTTCTTCACCGTCGTGCTGCGCCGGGGCTACGGGCTGGGCGCGCAGGCGATGGCGGGCGGCCACTTCCATGCGCCCGTGTTCATGGCTTCGTGGCCCACCGGTGAGTTCGGAGGGATGAACCTGGAGGGCGCGGTGCGCATCGGCATGCGCAAGCAGCTCGAGGCCATCGAAGACCCGGCGGCCCGGGAGGAGATGGCGAAGGCGCTCATCGCCGAGGCCCACCAGCGCGGGAAGGCCATCAACATGGCGTCGCTGCTGGAGCTGGACGCGGTCATCGACCCCGCGGAGACGCGCGCGTGGATTCTCCGGGGGCTGCGCTCCGTGCCCCGGCAGACTCGAGAGGGGCGCCGCCGGTACATCGACACCTGGTAG
- a CDS encoding branched-chain amino acid ABC transporter permease encodes MPTRPLVIRYEDDLKLFPDLWQKAGVVLTLAVALGYPWLASERWLTVGNLGLVAIVGAAALMVLTGFAGQVSLGHAAFLALGAYTVAALGSKWGWPFWLALPLAGAVSATVGVVIGVFALRLRGLYLAIVTLGLVFLTQHVLLAYPEVTNGLSGTSVPMYWWFRGADGSAASVGDTWVVGPVVLTFERKLYFLFLLLAGGTVWLTKNVQRSNSGRAMMAVRDQDLAAEVLGVAVTQARLQSFGVSSFLAGIAGAMFAFQQQYITVEPPFDLNLSIQFIAMIVLGGVGTVFGAVSGALAFTFLSPLAESVGHVIPLVNQLTSAQQATVLLSVVVVLVLVLEPMGLFGVWLRIKRYFQVWPFRY; translated from the coding sequence ATGCCAACCCGCCCCCTCGTCATCCGCTACGAAGACGACCTGAAGCTCTTCCCCGACCTGTGGCAGAAGGCCGGCGTGGTGCTGACACTGGCCGTGGCCCTGGGCTACCCGTGGCTGGCGAGCGAGCGCTGGCTCACCGTGGGCAACCTGGGGCTGGTGGCCATCGTCGGCGCGGCGGCGCTGATGGTGCTCACCGGCTTCGCGGGTCAGGTCAGCCTGGGGCACGCGGCCTTCCTCGCGCTGGGCGCGTACACCGTCGCGGCGCTGGGCTCGAAGTGGGGCTGGCCCTTCTGGCTGGCCCTTCCCCTGGCGGGCGCGGTGTCCGCCACCGTCGGCGTGGTCATCGGCGTCTTCGCGCTGCGGCTGCGCGGGCTGTATCTGGCCATCGTCACGCTGGGGCTCGTGTTCCTCACGCAGCACGTGCTGCTCGCGTATCCGGAGGTGACGAACGGGCTGAGCGGCACGTCGGTGCCCATGTACTGGTGGTTCCGCGGCGCGGACGGCAGCGCGGCTTCAGTGGGGGACACGTGGGTGGTGGGGCCGGTGGTCCTCACCTTCGAGCGGAAGCTGTACTTCCTCTTCCTGCTGCTGGCCGGCGGCACGGTGTGGCTGACGAAGAACGTGCAGCGCTCCAACAGCGGCCGGGCGATGATGGCGGTGAGGGACCAGGACCTCGCGGCGGAGGTGCTCGGCGTCGCGGTGACGCAGGCGCGGCTGCAGTCCTTCGGCGTCTCCTCGTTCCTGGCGGGCATCGCCGGGGCGATGTTCGCCTTCCAGCAGCAATACATCACCGTCGAGCCGCCGTTCGACTTGAACCTCTCCATCCAGTTCATCGCCATGATTGTGCTCGGCGGGGTGGGCACGGTGTTCGGCGCGGTGAGCGGCGCGCTGGCCTTCACCTTCCTGAGCCCCCTCGCCGAGTCGGTGGGACACGTCATACCCCTCGTCAACCAGCTCACCTCCGCGCAGCAGGCGACGGTGCTGCTGTCCGTCGTGGTGGTGCTGGTGCTGGTGCTGGAGCCCATGGGGCTGTTCGGCGTGTGGCTGCGAATCAAGCGGTACTTCCAGGTGTGGCCGTTCCGCTACTGA
- a CDS encoding AMP-dependent synthetase/ligase gives MSLPAQLWKHAEERPDAVAIREKRLGIWRELSFREYLECVGHVARMLWELGVRAGDSVAILSDNRPEWLFADLGTQVLGARTVGIYQTNPPPDVAYILNDARCTVVICEDQEQYDKVATVAAETPTVRHVVVIEPRGLRGVQDARMTTWERFIAEGRALVEREPDFLREQLARRSPDDAAMVIYTSGTTGNPKGALVSSRNMLQGSSTFVEQMGLTPEDSVVSYLPLCHVAEKLFSLLLPLVVGGKVHFGEALETVQADVAEVSPTVFLGVPRIWEKMHASIMVKMRDASWLKRTLFNTFTKLGAQVRERERNGQRRWWDGLAWFAGDVLVFRPLQERLGLRRCRYPISGAAPISPDIITWFDSVGIRIYEGYGQTESAGTSHLNIPGATRIGTVGRPVPGVECRLGEDGEVLIRGSNVFLGYLNKSEATAEVRGDDGWLHTGDVGEIDADGYLRITGRKREILITSGGKNLSPERIQNTLKSSPYIKEAVAIGDRRAFVTALIQIDADTVSDWALRRRIAFTSYTDLTTRPEVLKLIEEEVARANEGLARVEQVRTFRLLPREMTQDAGEVTASLKVRRKAVLELHAPLVEEMYARTRE, from the coding sequence ATGAGCCTTCCCGCGCAGCTCTGGAAGCACGCGGAGGAGCGTCCCGACGCGGTGGCCATCCGCGAGAAGCGGCTGGGCATCTGGCGGGAGCTGTCCTTCCGCGAGTACCTGGAGTGCGTGGGCCACGTGGCCCGCATGCTGTGGGAGCTGGGCGTGCGCGCGGGGGACTCCGTCGCCATCCTCAGCGACAACCGGCCGGAGTGGCTCTTCGCGGACCTGGGCACGCAGGTATTGGGCGCGCGCACGGTGGGCATCTACCAGACGAACCCGCCCCCGGACGTCGCGTACATCCTCAACGACGCGCGCTGCACCGTCGTCATCTGCGAGGACCAGGAACAGTACGACAAGGTGGCCACCGTCGCCGCCGAGACGCCCACCGTCCGGCACGTCGTCGTCATCGAGCCGCGCGGCCTGCGTGGCGTTCAGGACGCGCGGATGACGACGTGGGAGCGCTTCATCGCGGAGGGCCGCGCACTGGTGGAGCGGGAGCCGGACTTCCTCCGCGAGCAACTCGCGCGGCGAAGCCCGGATGACGCGGCCATGGTCATCTACACGTCCGGCACCACCGGCAACCCGAAGGGCGCGCTGGTGTCCAGCCGCAACATGCTCCAGGGCTCGTCCACCTTCGTGGAGCAGATGGGCCTGACGCCGGAGGACAGCGTCGTCTCGTACCTGCCGCTGTGCCACGTGGCGGAGAAGCTGTTCAGCCTGCTGTTGCCGCTGGTGGTGGGCGGGAAGGTCCACTTCGGCGAGGCGCTGGAGACGGTGCAGGCGGATGTCGCGGAAGTCTCCCCCACGGTGTTCCTGGGCGTGCCGCGCATCTGGGAGAAGATGCACGCGAGCATCATGGTGAAGATGCGCGACGCCTCGTGGCTCAAGCGCACCCTCTTCAACACCTTCACGAAGCTGGGCGCGCAGGTCCGCGAGCGCGAGCGCAACGGCCAGCGGCGCTGGTGGGACGGGCTCGCTTGGTTCGCGGGTGACGTGCTCGTCTTCCGGCCGCTGCAAGAGCGGCTGGGCCTGCGCCGCTGCCGCTACCCCATCTCCGGCGCGGCGCCGATTTCCCCCGACATCATCACCTGGTTCGACAGCGTGGGCATCCGCATCTACGAGGGCTACGGCCAGACGGAGAGCGCGGGCACCAGCCACCTCAACATCCCCGGCGCCACGCGCATCGGCACCGTCGGCCGTCCGGTGCCCGGCGTGGAGTGCAGACTCGGCGAGGACGGCGAGGTGCTGATTCGCGGCTCCAACGTCTTCCTCGGCTACCTCAACAAGAGCGAGGCCACCGCCGAGGTGCGCGGTGACGACGGGTGGCTGCACACCGGCGACGTGGGCGAAATCGATGCGGACGGCTACCTGCGCATCACCGGCCGCAAGCGCGAAATCCTCATCACCTCCGGCGGGAAGAACCTCTCCCCCGAGCGCATCCAGAACACGCTGAAGAGCAGCCCGTACATCAAGGAGGCGGTGGCCATTGGCGACCGGCGGGCCTTCGTCACGGCGCTCATCCAAATCGACGCGGACACGGTGTCCGACTGGGCGCTGCGCCGGAGGATTGCCTTCACCTCGTACACGGACCTCACCACGCGGCCCGAGGTGCTGAAGCTGATTGAAGAGGAGGTGGCGCGCGCCAACGAGGGGCTCGCCCGCGTCGAGCAGGTGCGCACCTTCCGGCTCCTCCCGCGAGAGATGACGCAGGACGCGGGCGAGGTGACGGCGTCCCTGAAGGTCCGCCGCAAGGCGGTGCTCGAGCTGCACGCTCCCCTGGTGGAAGAGATGTACGCGAGGACACGCGAATGA